In Liquorilactobacillus nagelii DSM 13675, the following proteins share a genomic window:
- a CDS encoding TIGR00282 family metallophosphoesterase, whose translation MRILFVGDVVGNAGQEMIATYLPQLKQKYHPQVTIVNGENATRGRGIDQMVYKHLLQQGADVVSMGNHTWDNPAIENFIQDAPRLIRPANFSAGQVPGQGFTLVKVNTIEVAVINLQGRVFMNPSDDPFAVAEDLLTRIKKRTKVIIVDFHAETTSEKEAFAWCFDGQVSAVLGTHTHVQTNDARILPDGTAFLSDVGMTGPYDGILGMQRENVIKRFINQMPTRFEVAEDGRKTLGACVIELNDTTGKATKIQAVQINPDHPFIS comes from the coding sequence ATGCGAATTTTGTTTGTTGGGGACGTTGTTGGAAATGCTGGTCAAGAAATGATTGCAACGTACCTTCCACAGCTCAAGCAAAAGTATCATCCACAAGTAACGATTGTCAATGGAGAAAATGCTACACGAGGGCGCGGAATTGACCAGATGGTTTACAAACATTTGTTACAGCAGGGTGCTGACGTTGTTTCAATGGGGAACCATACCTGGGATAATCCGGCAATCGAAAATTTTATTCAGGATGCTCCTCGTCTGATTCGTCCAGCTAATTTTTCTGCTGGACAAGTTCCGGGGCAAGGTTTTACCTTGGTGAAGGTCAATACCATTGAAGTAGCTGTAATTAATCTTCAAGGAAGAGTTTTTATGAATCCATCAGATGATCCGTTTGCAGTTGCTGAGGATTTGCTAACGAGGATAAAGAAAAGGACTAAAGTAATAATTGTCGATTTTCATGCGGAAACTACTAGTGAAAAAGAAGCTTTTGCATGGTGTTTTGATGGTCAGGTATCGGCGGTACTCGGGACTCATACCCATGTTCAAACAAATGACGCTCGTATTTTGCCTGACGGGACTGCTTTTTTGAGTGATGTTGGAATGACTGGCCCATATGATGGTATTTTAGGAATGCAACGTGAAAATGTTATTAAACGTTTTATAAATCAGATGCCAACTCGTTTTGAAGTTGCAGAAGATGGACGTAAGACATTGGGTGCGTGTGTTATTGAGTTAAATGATACTACAGGTAAGGCAACAAAAATTCAAGCAGTTCAAATTAATCCAGATCATCCGTTTATTTCTTAA
- the rny gene encoding ribonuclease Y — MSSTILLDLVIALVTLGIGFAFGIVFRKKNYEKTLDAATQTAAGILAGAKKDAAAQKREAILEAKDESHRYRSEIESELKERRAEIQRQENRLLQREENLDRKDTSLEQREQGLVKKENQIEHVQKELEKHQLEVDSLVNQQQTELERIAALTKEQAQERIMSEAKEAVNHEMALMIKEKEETAKEQADQVAKSLIAQAIERSAADTVSETTVSVVSLPNDEMKGRIIGREGRNIRTLETLTGIDLIIDDTPEAVVLSGFDPIRREIAKSALEKLIQDGRIHPARIEEMVEKSTKAMDAKIRQTGEEAIFELGLHSMHPDLIKTIGRLKYRTSYGQNVLDHSIEVAKIAGVLASELGEDSNLAKRAGLLHDIGKAIDHEVDGSHVQIGVELTKKYHESDVVINTIASHHGDVEAKYTIAVLVAASDAISAARPGARSESLENYIHRLEKLEKITNGFDGVKKSYAIQAGREIRVIVKPNEVNDLESVVLARDIKNKIEDELEYPGHIKVTVIRETRAIEYAK, encoded by the coding sequence TTGAGTTCAACAATATTGCTTGACCTCGTCATCGCTCTAGTAACTTTGGGGATTGGATTTGCTTTTGGTATAGTTTTTCGTAAAAAAAACTACGAAAAAACACTCGATGCGGCAACGCAGACAGCGGCAGGAATTTTAGCTGGTGCTAAAAAGGATGCTGCAGCGCAAAAAAGAGAAGCTATTTTAGAAGCTAAGGATGAAAGTCATCGTTATCGCAGCGAAATCGAAAGCGAGCTGAAAGAAAGACGCGCAGAAATTCAAAGACAAGAAAATCGTTTATTGCAGCGTGAGGAAAATCTGGATCGGAAGGATACTTCACTCGAGCAACGTGAACAAGGACTTGTTAAAAAAGAAAACCAAATTGAGCACGTTCAAAAAGAGCTTGAGAAGCACCAACTTGAAGTTGATTCGTTAGTCAATCAGCAACAAACTGAATTGGAACGAATTGCAGCCTTGACGAAGGAACAAGCACAAGAAAGAATCATGTCAGAAGCCAAAGAAGCTGTTAATCATGAAATGGCTCTGATGATCAAAGAAAAAGAAGAAACAGCGAAGGAACAAGCGGATCAAGTTGCTAAAAGTTTAATCGCTCAAGCGATTGAACGTAGTGCAGCTGATACGGTTTCAGAAACAACAGTTTCGGTTGTTTCATTGCCTAATGATGAAATGAAAGGTCGAATAATTGGTCGTGAAGGACGCAATATTCGTACTCTGGAGACTTTAACAGGAATTGATTTGATTATTGATGATACTCCAGAAGCTGTTGTTTTAAGTGGGTTTGATCCAATTAGGCGAGAAATTGCTAAATCAGCTTTGGAAAAATTAATTCAAGATGGTCGAATTCACCCAGCCAGAATTGAAGAAATGGTTGAAAAATCAACTAAGGCGATGGATGCTAAAATTCGACAAACTGGTGAAGAAGCTATTTTTGAATTAGGATTGCATTCAATGCATCCCGATTTGATTAAAACGATTGGTCGACTTAAGTATCGAACAAGTTATGGTCAAAATGTCTTAGATCATTCAATTGAAGTTGCTAAAATTGCTGGTGTTTTGGCCAGTGAATTAGGTGAAGATTCTAATTTGGCAAAACGGGCAGGTTTATTGCATGATATCGGCAAAGCAATCGATCATGAAGTTGATGGGTCACATGTCCAAATTGGTGTTGAATTAACAAAGAAATATCATGAAAGTGATGTCGTAATTAATACAATTGCTTCTCATCATGGTGACGTTGAAGCTAAATATACGATTGCTGTTTTGGTTGCAGCTTCAGATGCAATTTCAGCTGCTAGACCAGGTGCCCGCAGTGAGTCGCTGGAAAATTATATTCATCGTTTGGAAAAATTGGAAAAAATTACTAATGGATTTGATGGTGTTAAAAAGAGCTATGCGATTCAAGCTGGACGTGAAATTCGCGTGATTGTTAAACCAAATGAAGTTAATGATTTAGAATCAGTTGTTTTGGCTCGTGATATTAAAAATAAAATTGAAGATGAACTTGAGTACCCTGGGCATATTAAAGTGACAGTTATTCGAGAAACGCGTGCAATTGAGTATGCTAAGTAA
- the recA gene encoding recombinase RecA: MADERKAALDAALKKIEKNFGKGSIMRMGDKADTKISTVSSGSLALDEALGVGGYPRGRIVEVYGPESSGKTTVALHAVAEIQKMGGVAAYIDAENALDPAYATKLGVNIDELLLSQPDTGEQGLEIADALVSSGAIDIVVVDSVAALVPRAEIEGEMGDAHVGLQARLMSQALRKLSGTINKTKTIAIFINQIREKVGVMFGNPETTPGGRALKFYATIRLEVRRAEQIKNGTDIIGNRVRIKVVKNKVAPPFKRAEVDIMYGEGISKTGELLDMAVEKDLVNKSGSWYSYGDERIGQGRENAKEYLKSHPDAMVELTKKVRQAYGIDPTESDTEAVDNEQVDLDLENKSE; this comes from the coding sequence TTGGCAGATGAAAGAAAAGCAGCGCTGGATGCAGCTTTAAAAAAAATCGAGAAAAATTTTGGTAAAGGTTCAATCATGCGCATGGGTGATAAAGCAGACACTAAAATTTCAACTGTTTCAAGTGGTTCATTAGCACTTGATGAAGCGCTGGGAGTGGGAGGTTATCCGCGTGGCCGAATTGTTGAAGTTTATGGACCTGAAAGTTCTGGAAAAACAACAGTTGCTTTGCATGCAGTAGCGGAAATTCAAAAAATGGGTGGTGTAGCAGCCTATATTGATGCTGAAAATGCTTTAGATCCAGCTTATGCCACCAAGCTTGGAGTAAATATTGATGAGCTTTTATTATCTCAGCCGGATACTGGTGAACAAGGATTGGAAATTGCCGATGCGTTAGTTTCTTCGGGAGCAATCGATATTGTGGTAGTTGACTCAGTTGCAGCTTTAGTGCCGCGAGCTGAAATCGAAGGAGAAATGGGTGATGCTCATGTTGGGTTACAAGCTCGTTTAATGTCACAAGCTCTACGGAAACTATCAGGTACAATTAATAAAACCAAAACAATTGCAATTTTTATTAACCAAATTCGTGAAAAAGTTGGAGTAATGTTTGGTAATCCAGAAACAACACCTGGTGGGCGAGCGCTAAAATTTTATGCGACTATTCGATTAGAAGTTAGACGAGCAGAACAGATAAAAAATGGCACAGATATCATTGGCAATCGAGTACGGATCAAAGTTGTTAAAAATAAAGTTGCTCCACCCTTTAAACGCGCGGAAGTCGATATTATGTACGGTGAGGGTATTTCTAAAACTGGTGAATTACTAGACATGGCAGTTGAAAAGGACTTGGTCAATAAAAGTGGTTCATGGTATTCGTATGGTGATGAACGAATTGGTCAGGGACGTGAAAATGCTAAAGAGTATTTAAAGAGCCATCCAGATGCAATGGTTGAATTGACTAAGAAAGTTCGTCAGGCGTATGGCATTGATCCAACAGAGTCAGATACTGAGGCTGTCGATAATGAACAAGTAGATCTTGATTTAGAAAATAAAAGTGAATAG
- a CDS encoding competence/damage-inducible protein A: protein MNAEIIAVGSEILLGQIVNTNAQFVAKRLANMGINLYHQSVVGDNPQRLTIAIKEAAERSDLVILLGGLGPTVDDLTKQTAAKFLNEKLIIDQAALTKIEQSFAETQRKMTENNRLQALYIAGSVALPNETGFAVGDFYRNSNGSDFLLLPGPPSELKPMFVHQAQPLLEQTYFSQQKLASRVMRFFGIGESLLAAKLTDLIEQQTNPTLATYAKENEVTLRLTANAASESAAQAKLDQLEKIIQQRVGEFCYGYGDDNSLPQVVVNLLKEKNLTVTAAESLTAGKFQATLADVPGVSEVFPGGFVTYSNHAKSQLLKIPAEKIQKAGAVSSLTAAAMAKQAQQILNTDIGISFTGVAGPDELEGQPAGTVWIGLALKDRPTQTKLFHFSKTRPYIRERTVLSGLDWIRRELLK from the coding sequence ATGAATGCAGAAATTATAGCAGTAGGTAGCGAAATTCTTCTGGGACAAATTGTTAATACAAATGCGCAATTTGTTGCTAAAAGACTAGCAAATATGGGAATTAATCTGTATCATCAATCAGTCGTTGGTGATAATCCCCAACGACTAACAATTGCAATTAAAGAAGCAGCTGAACGCAGTGATTTAGTAATCTTATTAGGTGGGTTAGGACCAACAGTTGATGACTTGACAAAACAAACAGCTGCAAAGTTTTTGAATGAAAAATTAATTATTGATCAAGCTGCATTGACCAAAATTGAACAGTCCTTTGCCGAAACACAACGAAAGATGACCGAGAATAATCGTTTGCAGGCATTATACATTGCGGGATCAGTAGCTTTACCAAATGAAACCGGGTTTGCGGTTGGAGATTTTTATCGAAATTCGAATGGAAGTGACTTTTTATTATTGCCAGGACCACCGAGTGAATTAAAACCAATGTTTGTCCACCAAGCACAACCCTTATTAGAACAAACATATTTTTCACAACAAAAGCTTGCCTCAAGAGTTATGCGCTTTTTTGGAATTGGTGAGTCGTTGTTGGCCGCTAAGCTAACTGATCTGATTGAACAGCAAACAAATCCAACCTTGGCAACATATGCGAAAGAAAATGAGGTAACCTTACGATTAACGGCTAATGCAGCCTCCGAGTCAGCGGCTCAAGCAAAACTTGACCAATTAGAAAAAATTATCCAACAACGAGTAGGTGAATTTTGTTATGGGTATGGAGATGACAATAGTTTACCGCAAGTAGTGGTTAATTTGCTCAAAGAAAAGAATTTAACTGTAACAGCTGCTGAAAGTTTGACGGCTGGTAAATTTCAAGCAACTTTAGCTGATGTTCCAGGCGTTTCTGAAGTTTTTCCAGGCGGATTTGTTACTTACTCTAATCATGCAAAAAGTCAATTATTAAAAATTCCTGCTGAAAAGATTCAAAAAGCTGGTGCAGTTAGCAGTCTGACAGCTGCTGCAATGGCAAAACAAGCCCAACAGATTTTGAATACAGATATCGGAATTTCATTTACTGGCGTTGCGGGGCCCGACGAACTTGAAGGTCAACCAGCTGGAACTGTTTGGATTGGGCTAGCCCTAAAAGATCGTCCAACACAGACTAAATTATTTCATTTTTCAAAGACTAGGCCGTATATTAGAGAAAGGACGGTTTTATCCGGACTTGACTGGATTCGTCGTGAACTGTTAAAATAA
- the pgsA gene encoding CDP-diacylglycerol--glycerol-3-phosphate 3-phosphatidyltransferase produces MNLPNKLTVLRIFLIPVFMVVLLAPLNWGSITTGGTVVPWTQIVGAIIFAVASITDFADGQIARRQHLVTNFGKFADPLADKMLVMTAFIILVSLGKVPAWVAAIIVCRELAVTGLRLIVVENDGEVIAAAMPGKIKTMTQMLSIIFLFLNDVFFAAVNIPIGEILLYICLFFTVYSGIDYFVNSRSVFADSFEK; encoded by the coding sequence ATGAATTTACCCAATAAGTTAACTGTGTTGCGGATTTTTCTGATTCCCGTTTTCATGGTAGTGTTATTAGCACCTTTAAATTGGGGTAGTATCACAACGGGGGGAACAGTTGTACCATGGACACAGATTGTCGGAGCAATTATTTTTGCTGTTGCTTCAATTACTGATTTTGCTGATGGTCAAATTGCACGACGTCAGCATTTGGTTACTAATTTTGGCAAGTTTGCAGATCCTTTGGCAGATAAAATGTTAGTAATGACCGCGTTTATTATTTTAGTATCTTTAGGTAAGGTTCCAGCTTGGGTAGCAGCAATTATTGTTTGTCGTGAGCTTGCAGTTACAGGCTTGAGACTAATTGTTGTTGAAAATGATGGTGAAGTAATCGCGGCGGCTATGCCCGGTAAAATTAAAACGATGACACAAATGCTATCAATTATTTTTCTTTTTTTGAATGACGTTTTCTTTGCAGCAGTCAATATTCCGATTGGTGAGATATTATTATACATTTGTTTGTTTTTTACGGTCTACTCAGGAATTGATTATTTTGTTAATAGTCGCTCTGTTTTTGCAGACTCATTTGAAAAATAG
- a CDS encoding helix-turn-helix domain-containing protein: protein MSEIGKTLKAARIEKGYTLDDLQQITKIQKRYLIAIEEEKFADLPGEFYVKAFIKQYAETVGLDSSSLTAQLFSVTSTPSSDPETASSEEPHSRVEATRQSIQKTDRFNRFFNLLPTIIIVAVVVIILGSIYAVAWNNHRKNSSTQQIQSSSKVSVSSSSTKKAASKTTSSKTSSTTKSSSAKAKSSSKKSTAKSKSTKTKFNLTSNSGSSFVYQMKGVSEFKQVKLSIDGSKAWSEISAGGTQQWQGTLSTGEGHTVTLPSGTSQLVIQLGNSKATSLTINGKKFDFLKDNDSLTVRTITITSAE, encoded by the coding sequence ATGAGTGAAATAGGAAAAACATTAAAAGCTGCACGAATTGAAAAAGGTTATACCTTAGATGATTTGCAGCAGATTACTAAAATTCAAAAGAGATACTTAATTGCAATTGAAGAAGAAAAATTTGCGGATTTGCCAGGAGAATTTTACGTTAAAGCTTTTATTAAACAGTATGCTGAAACGGTTGGTTTAGATTCTTCTTCATTAACAGCTCAGTTATTCTCGGTTACAAGTACACCGTCGTCAGACCCGGAAACTGCAAGTAGTGAAGAACCACATTCAAGAGTTGAAGCTACTCGCCAAAGTATTCAAAAAACTGATCGTTTTAATCGCTTTTTCAATTTATTGCCAACAATTATCATTGTTGCAGTTGTAGTGATTATATTAGGGTCGATATATGCTGTTGCTTGGAATAATCATCGTAAAAATTCAAGTACACAACAAATTCAAAGCAGTTCGAAGGTTTCAGTTTCTTCTAGTTCAACCAAAAAAGCAGCCTCAAAAACCACTAGCAGTAAAACTAGCTCAACAACTAAGTCGAGTTCAGCTAAAGCGAAAAGCAGTTCTAAGAAAAGTACTGCTAAAAGTAAATCAACAAAAACTAAATTCAATTTAACTAGCAATTCTGGTTCATCTTTTGTCTATCAAATGAAAGGTGTTAGTGAGTTTAAACAAGTCAAGTTAAGTATTGATGGTTCGAAAGCCTGGAGTGAGATATCTGCCGGTGGAACGCAACAATGGCAAGGAACATTGAGTACTGGTGAAGGGCATACCGTGACCTTGCCTAGTGGCACCTCACAGTTAGTAATTCAACTGGGTAATTCAAAAGCTACATCCCTGACTATTAATGGTAAAAAATTTGATTTTCTGAAGGATAATGATAGCTTGACGGTTCGAACAATCACGATTACTTCAGCTGAATAG
- the ymfI gene encoding elongation factor P 5-aminopentanone reductase, with the protein MKWALIVGASGDIGQAVAEQLASAGWSLYLHYFNSQKKISNTRNRLTELYPKQDFLTLQADFTNERAAEQLSANLFAVDAVIFAQGTTSYGLFQQQDPDALKKMLQMQVIVPTRLLQLLETKLAANHFGRIVFVGSVYGGSGSAMEVGYSTVKGALTAFSAAYSKEVASLGVTVNVIAPGAVATRMNQFFSTEEKAAVAADIPLGRFAQSTEIAYWIKALLAQAAGYLTGQTIYVTGGWLK; encoded by the coding sequence ATGAAATGGGCACTGATTGTTGGAGCATCAGGGGATATTGGTCAAGCAGTGGCTGAACAACTGGCTTCTGCTGGCTGGTCGCTTTATCTACACTACTTTAATTCACAAAAAAAAATTTCGAACACAAGAAATCGCTTGACTGAACTGTATCCTAAGCAAGACTTTTTAACACTACAAGCAGATTTCACGAACGAACGTGCAGCAGAGCAATTAAGTGCTAATTTGTTTGCAGTTGATGCAGTAATTTTTGCTCAAGGAACAACCAGTTATGGTTTGTTTCAACAACAAGATCCAGACGCTCTAAAAAAAATGCTACAGATGCAAGTTATTGTCCCGACTCGTTTGTTACAGTTGTTGGAAACAAAGTTAGCTGCGAATCATTTTGGTAGAATAGTGTTTGTTGGTTCAGTTTATGGTGGCAGCGGTAGCGCAATGGAAGTGGGGTATAGTACCGTTAAGGGTGCCTTGACCGCTTTTTCAGCAGCTTACAGTAAAGAGGTCGCCTCACTAGGAGTTACGGTCAATGTGATTGCGCCCGGTGCAGTTGCTACTAGAATGAATCAGTTTTTTTCAACTGAGGAAAAGGCGGCAGTTGCAGCAGATATCCCGTTAGGTAGGTTTGCTCAAAGTACGGAAATTGCTTATTGGATTAAAGCGTTGTTGGCCCAAGCTGCCGGATATTTAACCGGGCAAACAATCTATGTTACAGGTGGTTGGTTGAAATAA
- the yfmH gene encoding EF-P 5-aminopentanol modification-associated protein YfmH, whose amino-acid sequence MKVVEYPLVNEKLYLHQLKNGMLVKILPRPAYHKVYSNLRVEYGSLDNNFWLSDKKPKKFPAGIAHFLEHKMFDQPTGDAFEQFSHLGADANAFTTYTNTNYLFSSTSQIKENLLALLHFVQQPYFQPTAVENEKKIIGQEIKMYQDDVNWQLYAGVLAGMYPGHPLSDDIAGSLASIQKITATNLLNCYQAFYRPEKMSLLLTGAIDPVEIINLLETDQHSINCLPGPVGISQDFSAAEGIPAKQFNQTSMPTQRTKAALGLKGLDQVLVNERSGLKYSLALELAFFILFGEISDNYQQLYEKEIIDDSFNFEIQVDRGFHFVVLSSECDDPAAFFTEISNILQHGSQNLEDAVKEFAIAKRDLLGSQIQSLDSLENIISEDQGRLFQQATVLDQIDLLEQLSLADVWQTFQTFWQNCQMSRFQILPKGDI is encoded by the coding sequence ATGAAAGTAGTTGAGTATCCATTAGTTAATGAAAAATTATATCTTCATCAGTTAAAAAATGGCATGCTGGTCAAAATCTTACCTCGGCCAGCGTATCATAAGGTATACAGTAATTTACGTGTGGAATATGGTTCATTAGATAATAATTTTTGGCTTTCTGATAAAAAGCCAAAAAAATTTCCAGCGGGAATTGCTCATTTTTTAGAACATAAAATGTTTGATCAGCCAACTGGTGATGCTTTTGAACAGTTTAGCCATTTAGGCGCTGATGCTAATGCATTTACAACGTATACGAATACTAATTATCTTTTTTCAAGCACGTCTCAAATCAAAGAAAATTTGTTAGCACTATTACATTTCGTTCAGCAGCCATATTTTCAACCAACAGCTGTTGAAAATGAAAAAAAAATCATTGGTCAAGAAATTAAAATGTACCAAGATGATGTTAATTGGCAATTGTATGCGGGGGTTTTAGCTGGTATGTATCCTGGTCATCCTTTGAGTGACGATATCGCTGGTAGTTTAGCCTCAATTCAAAAAATTACAGCAACAAATTTGTTGAACTGTTATCAAGCTTTTTATCGCCCAGAGAAAATGTCACTTCTGCTAACTGGAGCAATTGATCCGGTTGAAATTATTAATTTATTAGAGACTGATCAACATTCAATTAATTGTTTGCCTGGTCCAGTCGGGATTAGTCAAGATTTTTCAGCCGCGGAAGGAATTCCCGCTAAGCAATTTAATCAGACCTCGATGCCAACTCAACGGACTAAGGCGGCATTAGGTTTGAAAGGTTTAGATCAAGTTTTAGTTAATGAACGGAGCGGTTTAAAATATTCCTTGGCACTTGAACTTGCATTTTTTATTTTATTTGGAGAAATATCGGATAATTACCAACAATTATATGAAAAAGAAATAATTGATGATAGTTTTAATTTTGAAATTCAAGTTGATCGTGGCTTTCATTTTGTTGTTTTAAGCAGTGAATGTGATGATCCAGCGGCCTTTTTCACGGAAATTTCAAATATTTTACAGCATGGCAGCCAAAACTTAGAAGACGCTGTTAAAGAATTCGCGATTGCTAAACGTGATTTGTTAGGTTCACAAATTCAATCATTAGACTCTTTAGAAAATATTATTTCTGAAGATCAAGGTAGATTATTTCAGCAAGCAACCGTTTTAGATCAAATTGATTTACTTGAACAACTATCATTAGCTGATGTTTGGCAAACCTTCCAAACTTTTTGGCAGAATTGCCAGATGAGCAGATTTCAAATTCTTCCTAAGGGGGACATATAA
- the yfmF gene encoding EF-P 5-aminopentanol modification-associated protein YfmF: MRLKLKSGVYLTVIPAKQFKTVRVAINLIAQLKPETQSKRLLLANILENSAADFPNQAEIARQLATMYGAGFGVTVSRRGNSHSLSFILNCLNDTFSEQSLLDKGMNFLKQIIFHPLADKNEFENENFIREQQNLRQTIVSAADNKQLTAYLALQKAYFTNPIQQEPSFGTLAQLATITASELWQYYQCCLREDQVEIIFLGDITLQRARQLVEKLNFPARVELPISPFYQQNWQPKIRTNNFKQTVTQSKLDLAFFLPVYYNQPEFMSALVFNAIFGGLPLSRLFVNVREKQGLAYYASSSFDSFRGVLTVQTGIDAVNQEKAQALIMQQLIELQQAKISRQELIDAKKMLINDYQSQLDSQSSQLSHALLTNLTGRRLNSADWEESISSVNVEQVAEIAQQAKLQASAYLQGMADK; encoded by the coding sequence GTGCGGCTAAAATTAAAATCTGGAGTTTATTTGACTGTTATTCCGGCTAAACAATTCAAAACAGTTCGTGTAGCGATTAATTTAATTGCTCAATTAAAGCCAGAAACTCAGTCTAAACGTTTGCTATTGGCAAATATTTTAGAAAACAGTGCTGCTGATTTTCCCAATCAAGCTGAAATTGCCCGGCAATTAGCAACAATGTATGGTGCTGGTTTTGGGGTGACTGTTAGTCGGCGAGGAAATAGTCATAGTTTAAGTTTTATTTTGAATTGTTTAAATGACACTTTTAGTGAGCAGTCATTGTTAGACAAGGGGATGAATTTTTTAAAACAAATTATTTTTCATCCCCTAGCTGACAAAAATGAATTTGAAAATGAAAACTTCATCCGCGAACAACAAAATTTGCGGCAAACAATTGTTTCTGCCGCTGATAATAAACAATTAACAGCATATTTAGCGTTACAAAAAGCTTATTTCACTAATCCCATCCAACAAGAACCATCGTTTGGCACTTTGGCGCAACTGGCAACTATAACAGCTAGCGAACTATGGCAATATTATCAATGCTGTTTAAGGGAAGATCAAGTAGAAATTATCTTTTTAGGTGATATTACTTTACAACGTGCTCGACAATTGGTTGAAAAATTAAATTTTCCAGCGCGGGTAGAGTTGCCAATTTCCCCTTTCTATCAGCAAAATTGGCAGCCAAAGATTCGAACTAATAATTTTAAACAAACTGTTACTCAAAGTAAGTTAGATTTAGCATTTTTTCTGCCGGTTTATTATAATCAGCCTGAATTTATGTCAGCTTTGGTTTTCAATGCCATTTTCGGCGGATTGCCACTTTCACGGCTGTTCGTTAATGTACGTGAGAAACAGGGATTAGCTTATTACGCCAGCAGTTCATTTGACAGTTTTCGAGGAGTCTTAACTGTTCAAACAGGAATTGATGCGGTTAATCAGGAAAAAGCGCAAGCATTGATCATGCAGCAGTTAATAGAGTTACAGCAGGCGAAAATTAGTCGGCAAGAATTAATTGATGCAAAAAAAATGCTGATCAATGATTATCAAAGTCAACTCGACAGTCAAAGTAGTCAATTAAGTCACGCGCTTTTAACCAATTTAACTGGTCGAAGGTTAAATTCCGCTGATTGGGAAGAATCAATCAGTTCAGTGAATGTTGAACAAGTTGCCGAGATTGCTCAACAAGCTAAATTGCAAGCAAGTGCATATTTACAGGGGATGGCTGATAAATGA